Proteins encoded in a region of the Flammeovirga yaeyamensis genome:
- the yjjX gene encoding inosine/xanthosine triphosphatase, whose product MNKKIVVASKNPVKINASLEGMQKILPKIDFEVEGIDVPSGVSDQPMSTEETWQGALNRATNAKAKAPDADYWVGMEGGIDKDDEGKMFAFAWMCVIDKDNDIGKGMTGVFYLPPKVQQLVEEGIELGYANDKVFNEHGSKQKGGAVGSLTFGAVGRTEYYVQALVLAMIPLINKEMYKEAL is encoded by the coding sequence ATGAATAAAAAAATAGTCGTTGCATCAAAAAATCCAGTAAAAATTAATGCTTCACTGGAAGGAATGCAAAAAATATTACCAAAAATAGATTTTGAGGTGGAAGGGATAGATGTACCTTCTGGAGTTTCTGATCAGCCAATGTCAACTGAAGAAACATGGCAAGGAGCGTTAAATAGAGCGACAAATGCCAAAGCCAAAGCACCTGATGCGGATTATTGGGTAGGCATGGAAGGAGGCATCGATAAAGATGATGAAGGAAAGATGTTTGCTTTTGCTTGGATGTGTGTAATTGATAAAGACAATGATATTGGAAAAGGAATGACAGGTGTTTTTTACCTTCCTCCAAAAGTACAACAACTTGTAGAGGAAGGTATCGAGTTAGGTTATGCCAACGATAAGGTATTTAATGAACATGGTTCCAAACAAAAAGGAGGTGCGGTAGGTTCACTCACTTTTGGTGCTGTAGGAAGAACAGAGTATTATGTACAAGCTTTAGTCTTGGCCATGATTCCTTTAATAAATAAGGAAATGTACAAAGAAGCCTTATAA
- a CDS encoding AlbA family DNA-binding domain-containing protein, giving the protein MNQYQLRQLIKKGESRNLEFKQRVTKPDRFAKTVSSIANTQGGILLVGVNDDHSINGIDPFEEQYVADEIIKYNIHPPLHVKFSTIETDDGLVLMLKIPNSEFKPHRALSKKGEWQTYVRFNDKSVLMSERQEKIQKKGIAKSIRPLKRKLSRQEKSLLVYLYENEKITLKKFCQLVNFSERRARKTVNELLYFGLLREHTFEKAVFYSL; this is encoded by the coding sequence ATGAATCAATATCAATTACGACAGCTGATTAAAAAAGGCGAAAGTCGCAACTTAGAATTCAAGCAAAGAGTGACCAAGCCTGACCGTTTTGCAAAGACGGTTTCTTCCATCGCCAATACACAAGGTGGGATCCTTTTAGTGGGTGTAAACGATGACCATAGTATCAATGGCATTGACCCTTTCGAGGAACAATATGTGGCCGATGAGATTATCAAATACAATATTCACCCACCACTTCATGTTAAATTTTCTACTATAGAGACGGATGATGGGTTGGTATTAATGCTCAAAATTCCCAATTCTGAGTTTAAACCTCATCGTGCATTATCAAAAAAAGGAGAATGGCAAACGTATGTTCGCTTTAACGATAAAAGTGTTTTGATGTCAGAACGACAGGAGAAAATACAGAAAAAAGGTATCGCAAAATCTATACGTCCTTTAAAAAGAAAATTATCCCGACAGGAAAAATCGTTATTAGTGTATTTATATGAGAATGAAAAAATCACATTAAAAAAATTCTGTCAGTTAGTGAATTTTTCGGAAAGAAGAGCCCGAAAAACAGTGAATGAGTTACTGTATTTCGGGCTTCTTCGTGAGCACACCTTCGAAAAGGCCGTGTTCTATTCTTTATAA
- a CDS encoding THUMP domain-containing class I SAM-dependent RNA methyltransferase translates to MTENTFSMTAKTFFGLEEVLKQELINIGASKVKAGRRAVTFEGDLEIMYKANLHCRTALKILMPIKEFNARNENDLYEKVKKVNWAKYIDKDGTFAVDSTVWSDSFRHSKYVALKTKDAIADHFMEVFRRRPNVKIKNPDIQVHIHISQQNCILSLDSSGEALNRRGYRSEQKAAPLNEVLAAGLILMTGWKGDRPFLDPMCGSGTIIVEAAMIASNTPPGLKRKFAFMNWPKYDRRLWNQIFRDAKRAIKEIDVPIVGSDIDRSAIEIAMANAGRSGLDEDLRISKQSFFDRKSIGENGIIICNPPYGERIGKDIEELYKNMGDKLKQDFSGYDAWIFSGNMGALKHVGLRPSKRIELYNGAIECRLAKYEMYRGTK, encoded by the coding sequence TTGACTGAAAATACTTTCTCGATGACCGCCAAAACATTTTTTGGTTTAGAAGAGGTCTTAAAACAAGAATTGATCAATATTGGAGCATCAAAAGTAAAAGCGGGTAGACGTGCCGTTACTTTTGAAGGTGATCTTGAAATAATGTATAAAGCCAATTTACATTGTCGTACGGCATTAAAAATCTTGATGCCAATTAAAGAGTTTAATGCACGTAATGAAAATGATTTATACGAGAAAGTAAAGAAAGTCAATTGGGCAAAATATATTGATAAAGACGGTACTTTCGCTGTCGATTCTACCGTATGGTCAGACTCTTTCAGACATTCTAAATATGTAGCCTTAAAAACAAAGGATGCTATTGCCGATCATTTTATGGAGGTGTTTAGAAGAAGACCAAACGTAAAAATTAAGAATCCCGATATTCAGGTACATATTCATATTTCTCAGCAAAACTGTATTCTATCTTTAGATAGTTCTGGTGAGGCATTGAATAGAAGAGGATACCGTTCTGAACAAAAAGCAGCACCTTTGAACGAGGTTCTTGCAGCAGGACTTATCTTAATGACAGGGTGGAAAGGTGATCGTCCTTTCTTGGATCCAATGTGTGGTTCAGGTACGATAATCGTCGAAGCAGCAATGATCGCTTCAAACACACCTCCAGGTTTAAAAAGAAAGTTTGCCTTTATGAACTGGCCAAAATATGATAGAAGACTTTGGAATCAGATATTCAGGGATGCTAAAAGAGCAATTAAAGAAATTGATGTTCCAATCGTAGGTTCAGATATCGATAGGAGTGCTATTGAAATAGCTATGGCCAATGCGGGTCGTTCGGGATTAGACGAAGATCTTAGAATTTCTAAGCAAAGTTTCTTCGATAGAAAATCGATTGGTGAGAACGGTATCATTATTTGTAACCCACCTTATGGAGAAAGAATCGGTAAAGACATCGAAGAACTTTATAAAAATATGGGCGACAAGCTGAAGCAGGACTTCTCAGGCTACGATGCATGGATCTTCTCTGGTAATATGGGAGCGTTAAAACATGTTGGGCTACGACCTAGTAAAAGAATAGAACTATACAATGGTGCAATCGAATGTAGGTTGGCCAAATACGAAATGTACAGAGGTACAAAATAA
- a CDS encoding Asp23/Gls24 family envelope stress response protein — translation MTYLKTVLTLIITFSLFVSCQEKSEKKVEKHIVIKKDVDVQKSEKMLEAFGADIVDYEIKDININDDQFEVTASITNKEGKKEEKTITLAKEDFVKAMNSASNTTINLSDEENTFTWKSDDGEEISPKKGMFISDEGFEKEISEEIEKEHGQNIKNIKTIDVQIENQDVVIKADVILEDGKEVQKTIKKELDENFGAEEKDVKVQVIKIEGK, via the coding sequence ATGACATATTTAAAGACTGTACTTACTCTAATAATTACCTTTTCTTTATTCGTTTCTTGTCAAGAAAAATCTGAAAAGAAAGTTGAAAAACATATTGTCATCAAGAAAGATGTTGATGTACAAAAAAGCGAGAAAATGCTAGAAGCATTTGGTGCTGATATAGTTGATTATGAAATCAAAGATATTAATATCAATGATGATCAATTTGAGGTAACAGCTTCGATCACTAATAAAGAAGGTAAAAAAGAAGAAAAAACAATTACTCTAGCCAAAGAAGACTTTGTAAAGGCAATGAATTCAGCATCAAATACAACGATTAATTTATCTGATGAGGAAAATACGTTTACTTGGAAATCTGATGATGGCGAAGAGATTTCTCCTAAAAAAGGAATGTTTATTTCTGATGAAGGTTTTGAAAAAGAAATTTCTGAAGAAATAGAAAAGGAACATGGACAGAACATCAAAAATATTAAAACTATTGATGTTCAAATCGAGAATCAAGATGTCGTTATTAAAGCTGATGTGATCCTTGAAGATGGCAAAGAAGTTCAAAAGACCATCAAAAAAGAATTAGATGAGAACTTTGGTGCAGAAGAAAAAGATGTTAAAGTTCAAGTGATCAAAATTGAAGGAAAATAA